In Alkalihalobacillus sp. FSL W8-0930, a single window of DNA contains:
- the rplQ gene encoding 50S ribosomal protein L17, which yields MAYAKLGRDSAGRKALFRDLATDLIINERIETTEAKAKELRSIVEKMITLGKRGDLHARRQAAAFVRREVADTETNQDAIQKLFADIAPRYEERQGGYTRILKIGPRRGDGAPMVYIELV from the coding sequence ATGGCATACGCAAAACTTGGACGTGATAGTGCTGGTCGTAAAGCATTATTCCGTGATCTTGCTACAGATCTAATTATCAACGAGCGCATCGAAACAACGGAAGCAAAAGCGAAGGAGCTTCGTTCAATCGTTGAGAAAATGATTACACTTGGTAAGCGTGGAGACTTGCATGCTCGTCGTCAGGCAGCTGCATTTGTTCGTCGTGAGGTAGCTGATACAGAAACGAATCAGGATGCAATCCAAAAGTTATTCGCTGATATCGCACCACGCTACGAGGAACGTCAAGGTGGATACACTCGTATTCTTAAAATTGGACCGCGTCGTGGAGACGGTGCACCAATGGTATACATTGAGCTTGTATAA
- a CDS encoding energy-coupling factor transporter ATPase has product MAVLIDIQDLHYQYPGASHRVLSGLNLTIEEGEFVALAGRNGSGKSTLARILNGQLQSSGGSILLGGEPLTPASDKQTQRRRIGYVFQNPDHQFIGATVWDDLAFGLENHSVPREKMVEQMNHYTRLLSLEDLLHKAPHQLSGGQKQRVGLAGILVLKPDVIILDEATSMLDPKGRHEVMVALKEISNQGITIIMITHDMEEVLEADRFIVMDQGQIVVNDIPHLVFADEPLLETTALKRPFVVELQQELSKAGISLEQACHSEKELIDRLCRYNLPV; this is encoded by the coding sequence ATGGCTGTTCTCATTGATATCCAAGATCTGCACTATCAATACCCGGGGGCTAGTCATCGCGTACTATCTGGTCTGAATCTAACGATTGAAGAAGGAGAGTTTGTCGCACTTGCTGGGCGAAATGGTTCTGGAAAATCAACGTTGGCACGAATTCTAAACGGGCAACTTCAATCATCAGGTGGGTCTATCCTACTTGGTGGGGAACCACTTACTCCTGCATCAGACAAACAGACCCAACGAAGACGAATTGGGTATGTTTTTCAAAATCCTGATCATCAATTTATCGGGGCAACTGTATGGGATGATCTAGCTTTTGGACTAGAGAATCACTCGGTTCCTCGTGAGAAGATGGTCGAGCAAATGAATCATTACACCAGGTTGTTGAGCTTAGAGGACTTACTGCATAAAGCGCCCCATCAACTCTCAGGTGGCCAGAAGCAACGTGTCGGTCTAGCAGGAATTCTTGTTCTCAAACCAGATGTTATCATTCTAGATGAAGCCACAAGTATGCTTGATCCTAAAGGGCGACATGAAGTCATGGTGGCATTAAAAGAGATATCAAACCAAGGAATCACGATTATAATGATCACTCATGATATGGAAGAGGTCCTGGAAGCGGATCGGTTTATCGTAATGGATCAAGGTCAGATTGTTGTGAACGATATTCCACATTTGGTGTTTGCAGATGAACCATTACTCGAAACGACTGCTCTAAAACGACCGTTTGTAGTTGAACTTCAACAAGAGCTTAGTAAGGCTGGTATTTCTCTTGAACAAGCCTGTCACTCTGAAAAGGAGTTGATTGATCGCCTATGCAGATACAATTTACCGGTGTAG
- a CDS encoding energy-coupling factor transporter ATPase, translating into MQIQFTGVDHLYMAKTPFQHLALNQVNLKIPSGSFTVIVGPTGSGKSTLVQHVNGLLHPTVGEVQVGAYRLTPKKDKHSLRALREAIGFLFQYPEHQLFEETVEKEIIFGPMNFGVLKEEARRRAQEVLPQVGLSTELLTHSPLNLSGGQMRRVAIASILAQHPKILILDEPAAGLDPEGRQRILDMLYTYHTKHKLTSILVTHHMEDALRFADYMVVMNKGSVYLSGKPDEVFGQASAIESIGLELPETIRFMQQFKRATNQDNVPFLKTRSEVVEHIATYMSTSRGRLE; encoded by the coding sequence ATGCAGATACAATTTACCGGTGTAGATCATCTATACATGGCTAAAACCCCTTTTCAGCATTTGGCACTGAATCAAGTCAATCTAAAGATTCCTTCAGGTAGCTTTACCGTGATCGTTGGTCCAACCGGTTCAGGAAAATCTACATTGGTGCAGCATGTGAATGGGTTGCTCCATCCAACGGTAGGGGAAGTTCAAGTAGGGGCATACCGATTAACTCCTAAAAAAGATAAACACTCTCTTCGTGCGCTGAGAGAAGCCATCGGTTTTCTATTTCAATATCCGGAGCATCAGTTGTTTGAAGAAACGGTTGAAAAAGAGATCATATTTGGTCCGATGAACTTTGGTGTGTTAAAAGAAGAGGCTAGGAGACGTGCTCAAGAGGTTTTGCCTCAGGTTGGCCTTTCTACTGAATTACTTACCCACTCACCACTAAATCTATCAGGTGGGCAAATGCGCCGTGTTGCCATTGCCTCAATACTAGCACAGCATCCTAAGATCTTAATCTTAGATGAACCAGCAGCGGGGCTTGATCCGGAAGGCAGGCAGCGCATTCTAGATATGCTTTACACGTATCATACGAAGCATAAGCTAACCTCGATACTGGTTACACACCATATGGAAGATGCGCTGCGGTTTGCAGATTATATGGTTGTGATGAATAAGGGATCTGTTTACTTGAGTGGCAAGCCAGATGAAGTTTTCGGGCAAGCCTCTGCAATAGAGTCGATTGGGCTCGAGCTACCAGAGACTATTCGGTTTATGCAGCAATTTAAACGTGCTACAAACCAAGACAATGTTCCTTTTCTAAAAACAAGGAGCGAGGTTGTTGAGCATATAGCTACTTATATGTCTACGAGTAGGGGGCGTTTGGAGTAA
- a CDS encoding energy-coupling factor transporter transmembrane component T, translated as MAYSIIGQYVPAESFIHRLDPRSKIISVFTLAIVLFLAGTFPTLLMMAGISLVLAYLTRIPFYYYVKSIKPIFVLITFFFLFHLVFTREGTEWFSVGAIGIYSGGAVKGAFVALRILTLFMFASFLTLTTKVTDLTDGLEWLLKPLTRLKIPVHEMVLMMSIALRYIPILTEETEKLTRAQAARGADIKSGPIISRLKALNPLLLPLIIQSFKRADTMAHAMEARGYQLGGKRTSLRELTWKRLDTWTLGFTFCAAIGIILWK; from the coding sequence ATGGCTTATTCAATCATTGGTCAATATGTTCCTGCTGAATCCTTTATTCATCGTCTTGATCCGAGATCAAAGATTATTAGTGTCTTCACTTTGGCAATAGTATTATTTTTAGCTGGAACGTTTCCGACCTTGCTGATGATGGCAGGGATTAGTCTAGTCTTAGCTTATCTTACACGTATACCATTCTATTACTACGTAAAAAGTATAAAACCGATTTTCGTTCTTATTACCTTCTTTTTTCTATTTCATTTGGTTTTTACGCGCGAAGGTACAGAGTGGTTTTCGGTAGGAGCGATTGGAATCTACTCAGGTGGAGCGGTTAAAGGGGCATTTGTTGCTTTACGAATTCTGACGTTGTTTATGTTTGCCTCATTTCTAACATTAACAACAAAGGTTACAGATTTGACAGATGGGTTGGAGTGGCTGCTTAAGCCTCTTACTCGGCTAAAGATCCCTGTTCATGAAATGGTTCTGATGATGTCGATTGCCTTGCGTTATATTCCAATTTTAACAGAGGAAACCGAAAAGCTGACAAGAGCACAAGCAGCAAGGGGAGCTGACATTAAATCGGGTCCAATTATATCAAGACTTAAAGCATTAAATCCTCTGCTTCTACCCCTTATCATTCAGTCGTTTAAGCGTGCAGATACGATGGCTCATGCGATGGAAGCACGTGGTTATCAGCTTGGTGGGAAGAGAACATCACTCAGAGAGCTAACGTGGAAACGGCTTGATACGTGGACCCTTGGCTTCACCTTTTGTGCAGCGATTGGGATTATTTTATGGAAGTAA
- the truA gene encoding tRNA pseudouridine(38-40) synthase TruA: MQRIACKIEYIGTAFAGYQVQPNGRTVQEELERALTKLHRGTPVKVVASGRTDAGVHAVGQVIHFDSSMNIPEDRWPKALNPLLPADLRIAESQHVTQSFHARFTTTGKQYRYKVVTQEDVFMRNRATYVPVSLNLDAMREAAESVVGTYDFSSFCAANTSVQDKVRTVTRCEIIQNGRELEFILEGNGFLYNMVRIAVGTLLEVGTGKRSPADMERIIAAEDRSAAGKTAPADGLYLWSVTYAEPLFQ; encoded by the coding sequence ATGCAACGAATTGCGTGTAAGATTGAGTATATCGGTACCGCCTTTGCTGGATACCAGGTGCAACCGAACGGACGAACGGTGCAGGAAGAGCTTGAGCGTGCTCTAACGAAGCTTCATCGCGGGACACCAGTCAAGGTAGTCGCATCCGGACGAACGGATGCAGGCGTCCATGCGGTGGGTCAGGTTATTCATTTTGATAGTTCGATGAATATACCAGAAGATCGCTGGCCAAAAGCTCTTAATCCATTGCTTCCAGCAGATCTTCGGATTGCAGAAAGTCAGCATGTCACGCAGTCGTTTCACGCAAGATTTACAACAACAGGTAAACAATACCGTTACAAAGTGGTCACACAGGAAGATGTATTTATGAGAAATCGTGCTACGTATGTACCTGTATCACTTAATCTTGACGCAATGCGCGAGGCAGCCGAGAGTGTTGTCGGCACCTATGACTTTAGCTCGTTTTGTGCTGCAAATACATCTGTTCAGGATAAGGTTCGTACCGTGACAAGGTGTGAGATCATACAAAATGGGCGCGAGCTAGAGTTTATTCTCGAGGGTAATGGTTTTCTGTACAACATGGTTCGAATTGCTGTTGGGACGCTACTTGAGGTTGGGACAGGCAAGAGAAGCCCAGCTGATATGGAAAGAATTATCGCAGCAGAGGATCGAAGTGCGGCAGGGAAAACTGCACCTGCGGACGGCCTTTATTTATGGTCTGTAACCTATGCGGAGCCTTTGTTTCAATAG
- the rplM gene encoding 50S ribosomal protein L13, with product MRTTYMAKPGQVERKWYIIDAEGQTLGRLASEVASILRGKNKPTFTPHIDTGDFVIVINASKIELTGNKLNGKIYYRHTNHPGGLKQTTANDMRNNKPERMIELAVKGMLPKNTLGRAQGMKLHVYAGNEHKHQAQKPEVYTLRG from the coding sequence ATGCGTACAACATATATGGCAAAGCCAGGTCAAGTCGAGCGCAAATGGTATATTATTGATGCAGAAGGACAAACACTTGGTCGTTTGGCTTCTGAAGTAGCATCAATTCTACGTGGTAAAAACAAACCAACTTTCACACCTCACATCGATACAGGTGATTTCGTGATCGTAATCAATGCTTCAAAGATCGAACTTACAGGTAACAAACTAAACGGTAAGATCTACTACCGCCACACAAACCACCCAGGTGGTCTTAAGCAAACAACTGCTAACGACATGCGTAACAACAAGCCAGAGCGTATGATCGAACTAGCTGTTAAAGGAATGCTTCCGAAAAATACTCTTGGCCGTGCTCAAGGTATGAAGCTTCACGTCTATGCAGGTAACGAACACAAACATCAAGCTCAAAAACCAGAAGTTTACACACTTCGCGGTTAA
- the rpsI gene encoding 30S ribosomal protein S9, which produces MAQVQYYGTGRRKHSTARVRLVPGDGNIVVNGRSLDEYFGLETLKLIVKQPLNEIDVVGQYDVHVNVDGGGFTGQAGAIRHGISRALLKVDPDNRPALKSAGFLTRDARMKERKKYGLKAARRAPQFSKR; this is translated from the coding sequence TTGGCTCAAGTACAATATTATGGTACAGGTCGCCGCAAGCACTCTACTGCTCGTGTACGCCTTGTTCCCGGTGATGGAAATATCGTAGTAAACGGACGTTCTCTAGATGAGTATTTTGGTCTTGAAACACTAAAGCTTATCGTTAAACAACCACTTAACGAGATCGACGTAGTAGGACAATATGATGTACACGTAAACGTAGACGGCGGTGGATTCACTGGTCAAGCTGGTGCAATTCGTCACGGTATCTCTCGTGCACTTCTTAAAGTTGATCCTGACAACCGTCCAGCTCTTAAATCAGCAGGATTCTTAACTCGTGACGCACGTATGAAAGAGCGTAAAAAATACGGTCTTAAAGCAGCACGTCGCGCACCTCAGTTCTCAAAACGTTAA
- a CDS encoding phosphatase PAP2 family protein — protein MKSTKKGSALFLLSVLTMGSFGLAAEASAQLAKPSKPQGTSDEWKTDAPEEEHALSAVDHGGNAADDQLKNIAETNPFIHILDGFDQVWSMNQPAWRDGTALTEPGENGEVVSYGDGPTVYFDGYKNDETKVVADKKTFANTEIRDEATWEANIRYVEQVTNDRTPEEALAAYYDDQRDKIYSMMDGFGPLANIYVDIVQPKTIVIRSADEMDKLLEEETAEDESQGMGAWEGSELEDAMALMDLIRFQSPSSSNPSKYFYSSPRPYRMNSKGEVIETVDENGLPVWTSIGSGESAEEELPSGGTKATGERNHEQYETNVSVIPALEYVKRIAEDGRGKDGAFPSGHTSAAYLSTFGFAYATPERYAEFLTRAAQMGENRIVTGMHSPLDVIGGRIQSTAMTAYAYNLDENRDILDKAYQNTGDVFGALAEEQDMSLYEFAHTVTGDYTFENAYDEKAWEDHEANKAFYREKLTYGLPQTGTKGLDPVVPKGAEVLLETRQPYLDDQQRREVLYTTEIDSGYPVLDESYGWGRIDLVTASDGYGAFLGNVTVDMDAAKGRFHAQDWWRNNITGDGMLTKQGTGTLTLTGDNSYAGGTLLQGGTLEATSETAFGTGDLYVEDGTVLVNGEKPLHVTGNVTMEAGNLEIVMNNDKTSLTVDEVLYLDGGDLKLDLSNYEAGQDTKVTLMTADKVEGTFDQVMAPGYSVTVTYEEDRVIAHLVADDSNKLPDTATFIPTFLLVGVLMTLSGGVLLFTRRRTA, from the coding sequence ATGAAATCAACTAAAAAAGGATCCGCGCTCTTTCTACTTTCTGTTTTAACAATGGGATCGTTTGGTCTTGCTGCTGAGGCCAGCGCTCAACTCGCAAAACCTTCAAAACCACAAGGAACATCGGATGAATGGAAAACCGATGCTCCGGAAGAGGAACATGCGTTATCAGCGGTTGATCACGGAGGAAATGCGGCCGATGATCAATTAAAGAATATTGCCGAGACCAACCCTTTTATACATATTCTAGATGGGTTTGATCAGGTATGGTCGATGAACCAGCCAGCCTGGAGAGACGGGACTGCTTTAACGGAACCAGGTGAAAATGGTGAGGTTGTAAGTTACGGGGATGGGCCAACTGTTTATTTTGATGGGTACAAAAATGATGAGACAAAGGTTGTCGCAGATAAGAAAACCTTTGCGAACACTGAAATTAGAGATGAAGCTACGTGGGAAGCGAATATTCGATATGTCGAGCAAGTAACGAATGATCGCACACCAGAAGAAGCGTTGGCAGCATATTATGATGATCAACGAGATAAGATCTACAGCATGATGGACGGTTTTGGTCCGTTAGCTAATATATATGTTGATATTGTTCAACCAAAAACAATCGTGATCCGTTCAGCTGATGAGATGGACAAGCTGTTGGAGGAAGAAACGGCAGAAGATGAATCTCAAGGGATGGGAGCCTGGGAAGGGTCTGAGCTTGAAGATGCAATGGCCTTGATGGACTTAATCCGATTTCAGAGCCCATCCTCATCTAATCCTTCCAAGTATTTTTATTCTTCTCCAAGACCATACAGAATGAATTCTAAAGGTGAGGTCATTGAAACGGTCGACGAGAACGGGTTGCCTGTTTGGACATCAATCGGAAGTGGCGAGAGTGCCGAAGAAGAATTACCTTCTGGTGGTACAAAAGCGACTGGCGAAAGAAATCATGAGCAGTATGAAACGAATGTAAGTGTTATACCGGCACTGGAGTATGTGAAGAGAATAGCCGAGGACGGACGAGGAAAAGATGGAGCCTTTCCTAGTGGACATACGAGTGCAGCCTATCTATCAACATTTGGTTTTGCCTATGCAACACCAGAACGTTATGCGGAATTTTTAACGAGAGCGGCTCAAATGGGAGAGAATCGAATTGTGACTGGAATGCATTCTCCTCTTGATGTCATTGGAGGAAGAATACAATCGACTGCTATGACTGCATATGCCTATAATCTAGATGAAAATCGAGATATTTTAGATAAAGCCTATCAAAATACAGGCGATGTATTCGGTGCATTAGCTGAAGAACAGGATATGAGCTTATATGAATTTGCTCATACCGTTACAGGAGATTATACATTTGAAAATGCATATGATGAAAAGGCATGGGAAGATCATGAAGCCAATAAAGCATTCTACCGTGAGAAGCTAACATACGGGTTACCTCAAACAGGCACAAAAGGATTAGATCCTGTTGTACCTAAAGGGGCAGAAGTTTTGCTTGAAACACGTCAGCCCTATTTAGATGATCAACAACGTAGAGAAGTGTTGTATACAACAGAGATTGATTCTGGCTATCCAGTACTCGATGAATCCTATGGATGGGGACGAATCGATTTGGTGACAGCATCCGATGGTTATGGTGCATTTCTCGGCAACGTGACGGTAGACATGGATGCAGCAAAAGGAAGGTTCCATGCGCAGGATTGGTGGAGAAATAACATCACTGGCGACGGGATGCTCACGAAACAAGGAACCGGAACCCTCACATTAACAGGAGACAACAGCTACGCAGGAGGAACACTGCTGCAAGGAGGAACACTCGAAGCTACATCTGAAACAGCTTTTGGTACGGGCGACCTTTATGTTGAGGATGGTACGGTTTTAGTGAATGGAGAGAAGCCTCTACATGTAACGGGCAACGTAACGATGGAAGCTGGAAACTTAGAAATCGTAATGAACAATGACAAAACGTCACTTACTGTAGATGAAGTGTTATACCTTGATGGTGGAGATCTAAAACTCGACCTATCTAATTATGAAGCAGGCCAGGATACTAAGGTCACATTAATGACTGCAGATAAAGTGGAAGGTACCTTTGATCAAGTGATGGCACCTGGATATAGCGTGACTGTAACGTATGAAGAAGATCGAGTGATTGCTCATCTAGTAGCAGACGATAGTAACAAACTACCGGATACGGCTACGTTCATTCCAACGTTCCTGTTAGTAGGAGTATTGATGACATTAAGCGGTGGAGTTTTACTTTTTACAAGAAGAAGAACAGCTTAA
- a CDS encoding DNA alkylation repair protein — MEAKAILSQINHTTKLGELRKMAKDIKKDHELALELWASGEISARLLAILIMDKKLLSQDVLNQLDLDMQTHPIDERNQLVDWLMANQLSKDKKTIALMESWEHSPSALQRRIFWYYQARLRWMGKTPPDNTEYLLSAIETNMAEEEPEVQWAMNFTAGWIGIYDESYRERCIRIGERTGLYKGEMVSKGCTPNYLPEFISIEVDKRMNK, encoded by the coding sequence ATGGAAGCAAAAGCCATTCTATCTCAGATTAATCACACGACAAAGCTTGGCGAGCTACGAAAGATGGCCAAGGACATAAAAAAAGACCATGAATTAGCGTTGGAGCTGTGGGCATCTGGAGAAATTTCAGCCAGACTGTTAGCTATTTTAATTATGGACAAAAAGCTCCTTTCACAGGACGTGCTTAATCAGCTTGATCTGGATATGCAGACTCATCCAATAGATGAACGAAATCAGTTAGTGGATTGGTTAATGGCGAATCAGCTTTCAAAAGATAAGAAAACGATCGCATTGATGGAATCGTGGGAGCACAGTCCTTCCGCTCTTCAAAGGAGGATCTTCTGGTATTATCAGGCTCGTTTAAGATGGATGGGTAAGACGCCGCCGGATAATACGGAATACCTACTTTCTGCCATTGAAACGAATATGGCAGAGGAAGAGCCGGAAGTGCAATGGGCGATGAATTTCACTGCAGGTTGGATCGGCATCTATGATGAATCGTACCGAGAGCGGTGTATAAGAATTGGCGAACGAACGGGTCTTTATAAAGGTGAAATGGTTTCAAAAGGATGTACGCCTAATTATTTGCCGGAGTTTATATCAATAGAAGTGGACAAACGAATGAATAAATGA
- the sigY gene encoding RNA polymerase sigma factor SigY — MDEKDLIQKAKKGDSLALSTLLQQNYSFLLKYLIKVTLHPQMAEDLTQETMMKSVEKIHLYNGDSKFSSWLITIASNLFIDLKRRKKRERQWLEQEQALRQMKWNVANRNDEWEDVLDVLAELSVEIRMPIVLKHYYGYSYEEIGKMMGIAEGTVKSRVSNGLKRVRKELDRLEGV, encoded by the coding sequence ATGGATGAAAAGGACTTGATCCAAAAGGCGAAAAAGGGAGATTCATTAGCACTTTCAACCTTGTTGCAGCAAAACTATTCGTTTCTTTTAAAGTATTTAATAAAGGTCACCCTTCATCCACAAATGGCCGAGGATTTAACACAGGAAACAATGATGAAGAGTGTGGAGAAGATTCACCTCTATAACGGTGACTCGAAGTTCTCTTCCTGGCTCATCACCATCGCATCAAACCTTTTTATTGATCTCAAACGAAGGAAAAAGCGTGAGAGACAATGGCTTGAGCAGGAGCAGGCGCTCAGGCAGATGAAATGGAATGTAGCGAACCGAAATGACGAGTGGGAGGATGTTCTTGATGTTCTTGCCGAGCTTAGCGTAGAGATCCGTATGCCGATTGTGCTAAAGCATTATTATGGGTATTCCTATGAAGAGATTGGGAAGATGATGGGTATTGCCGAGGGAACGGTAAAATCGAGAGTGTCAAATGGGTTAAAGCGTGTGCGAAAGGAGTTGGATCGTCTTGAAGGAGTATGA
- a CDS encoding YxlC family protein, translated as MKEYDGQNEEAKTAKQISDGLEKIDQWQTISTPNLQWFQQQVELEKKKVQKKRWKELLVFIFVSIFILSIGMAIVYREPIVFLYVQLIGLILLPIALYKPRRKVRHE; from the coding sequence TTGAAGGAGTATGATGGCCAGAATGAAGAGGCTAAGACAGCAAAGCAAATAAGTGATGGCCTAGAAAAAATAGATCAGTGGCAAACCATTTCCACACCAAATCTTCAGTGGTTTCAGCAACAAGTAGAACTCGAGAAGAAAAAAGTACAGAAGAAGCGATGGAAAGAGCTGCTCGTCTTTATCTTTGTTTCGATTTTTATCCTGTCTATAGGGATGGCCATTGTGTATCGTGAACCGATCGTCTTTCTGTATGTGCAGCTGATTGGATTGATTCTCTTACCGATTGCTCTGTATAAGCCAAGAAGGAAGGTTCGTCACGAATGA
- a CDS encoding PLD nuclease N-terminal domain-containing protein — translation MNELLNGVPWGAIVPIIALQFVLMIIALVSCSKEENTNGPKWIWILVIIFVNLLGPVLYFVMGRRSE, via the coding sequence ATGAATGAGCTATTGAATGGAGTACCATGGGGAGCGATTGTACCAATCATCGCCTTACAATTTGTGTTGATGATCATTGCACTCGTGTCATGTAGTAAAGAAGAGAACACAAACGGACCCAAATGGATATGGATTTTAGTTATTATTTTCGTTAACCTGCTCGGTCCTGTCCTTTATTTTGTGATGGGGAGGAGATCAGAGTAA
- a CDS encoding ABC transporter ATP-binding protein, whose amino-acid sequence MELMRIRDLTKSFGRMDAVKGIDFKLEEGKCVSLLGPNGAGKTTTLKMLSGLLAPTAGSITFKGERVSDVRPFIGYLPQYPTFFPWMTGKEFLVFAGQLAKLNRKEAEKRSAELLERVGLTHAMKRRIGGYSGGMKQRLGLAQALIHRPSLLILDEPVSALDPLGRREVLDMMREIKKETTILFSTHVLHDAEEISDHILIMHDGDIAISGELREVMNSHRQPMIEIEFESQESEWLTRIGEYSFVSEVNSQGNTANILLNDLIKGKQILLKDIVEQNLPVLKFELAHTTLEDLFMKVVKA is encoded by the coding sequence ATGGAATTAATGAGGATAAGAGATCTGACAAAAAGCTTTGGACGTATGGATGCGGTGAAAGGGATTGATTTTAAGCTTGAAGAAGGCAAATGTGTCTCCCTACTTGGTCCAAACGGGGCAGGGAAAACAACAACGTTAAAAATGTTATCAGGACTGCTCGCACCAACAGCAGGCAGTATTACATTTAAAGGAGAACGGGTCTCTGATGTGAGACCGTTTATTGGCTACTTACCTCAATACCCTACGTTTTTCCCGTGGATGACTGGGAAGGAGTTTCTAGTATTTGCAGGTCAGTTAGCTAAGTTAAACCGAAAAGAAGCAGAAAAGAGAAGTGCTGAGTTACTTGAACGAGTTGGACTCACTCATGCGATGAAACGAAGAATTGGAGGATATTCGGGAGGAATGAAGCAGCGACTTGGCTTAGCGCAGGCACTGATCCATCGTCCAAGCTTACTCATCTTAGATGAACCTGTTTCAGCTCTTGATCCACTCGGAAGGCGTGAGGTGTTAGACATGATGAGAGAGATTAAGAAGGAGACAACCATCCTCTTCTCTACTCATGTTCTTCATGATGCAGAAGAAATTAGCGATCATATTTTAATTATGCATGATGGAGACATTGCGATATCAGGAGAATTACGTGAGGTTATGAATTCGCACCGGCAGCCAATGATCGAGATTGAATTTGAATCTCAAGAATCAGAGTGGCTGACACGTATTGGAGAATATAGCTTTGTGTCTGAGGTGAATAGCCAGGGAAACACAGCGAACATTCTCTTGAACGACCTAATAAAAGGAAAGCAGATCTTACTCAAAGACATTGTGGAGCAAAATCTTCCAGTTCTTAAATTCGAATTAGCTCACACGACACTCGAGGATCTGTTTATGAAAGTGGTGAAGGCATGA
- a CDS encoding ABC transporter permease subunit — MRQWIVLYQKEMLEMVRNYKMVWIPIVFILLGVMQPISSYFMPELLDTFGGLPEGTVLEMPTPTSAEVFIQVVSNYGLLGVLILVLSAMGVVSAEKQSGVAAIVMIKPVSYTSYILSKWAGLVTITLVSLFIGSIASWYYTNLLIETIPFNQMAQSVLIYSLWLIFVVTITLFFSTIMKGNGSVAFLTVIVVFALSALTSFMGEKMSWSPAAMTEHTAQILIGAELGPSFIPAFIMTLLVMTLILFLSIQLLKKKELLQ, encoded by the coding sequence ATGAGGCAATGGATCGTTCTTTACCAAAAAGAGATGCTTGAGATGGTACGCAATTATAAGATGGTATGGATCCCCATTGTCTTTATCTTACTGGGTGTGATGCAGCCAATCAGCTCCTATTTCATGCCTGAGCTGTTAGATACCTTTGGGGGACTGCCGGAGGGAACGGTTCTTGAGATGCCGACTCCCACTAGTGCAGAAGTATTTATCCAAGTGGTATCAAACTATGGCCTTCTCGGTGTTCTCATTCTGGTCTTAAGTGCGATGGGTGTGGTTTCTGCTGAGAAACAGTCGGGGGTTGCAGCCATTGTTATGATCAAACCCGTTTCCTATACATCTTATATCTTGTCCAAGTGGGCAGGGCTTGTGACGATCACGTTGGTTTCGTTATTCATTGGATCGATTGCTTCTTGGTATTATACAAATCTCCTGATTGAAACCATTCCTTTTAATCAAATGGCACAAAGTGTACTTATCTATAGTTTATGGCTTATCTTTGTTGTGACCATTACACTCTTTTTTAGTACAATCATGAAAGGGAACGGAAGTGTTGCGTTTTTAACCGTTATTGTTGTCTTTGCTCTGTCAGCACTCACTTCGTTTATGGGGGAAAAGATGAGCTGGAGTCCTGCTGCAATGACTGAGCACACAGCGCAGATTTTGATAGGGGCGGAGCTAGGACCCTCTTTCATACCAGCATTTATTATGACGCTACTTGTTATGACACTCATTCTATTCTTATCCATTCAACTCCTTAAGAAGAAAGAGCTATTACAATAA